A genome region from Nocardia sp. NBC_00565 includes the following:
- a CDS encoding NmrA family NAD(P)-binding protein, with protein sequence MTGSKGRVLVIGATGQQGRATTAQLLEHGWEVHAFVRARTKGWRERCRGIPLRFIGDFHDERCRHERVITDGDQPGQDVTTSLRQLGDDSFIPQQVRTAHVA encoded by the coding sequence ATGACAGGCAGCAAAGGACGGGTCCTCGTGATCGGCGCGACCGGACAGCAGGGCCGAGCAACCACAGCACAACTGCTCGAACACGGTTGGGAAGTCCACGCATTCGTGCGTGCACGAACCAAAGGATGGCGTGAGCGCTGCCGAGGCATCCCGCTACGCTTCATTGGTGACTTTCACGACGAGCGCTGTCGGCATGAACGTGTCATCACCGATGGCGACCAGCCCGGCCAGGATGTAACCACGTCGCTGCGCCAACTCGGTGATGACTCGTTCATCCCGCAGCAGGTGCGGACCGCTCACGTCGCGTGA
- a CDS encoding alpha/beta fold hydrolase, with protein sequence MSEPATIPTRAGRIHIAERGEGPPVVLLHATLHDHHDFDPIVNKLAACFRVIAIDWPGHGMSDHAHPSATLLADVLEDVVDALGLPTAAYIGNSVGAFAAGRLAVRRPTAVTHLILVNPGGFVPVPMFARAFLRGMGNPAVARLMMPRMVPAYMRSRTDSDREITARAAARAKTSDGARVAASLWRSFGAADYDLSRSEIATPTLVVWGRRDPIVRRRLLPATLGSVAEFDTGHVVFSSDPDGFLAVALPFLGA encoded by the coding sequence ATGAGCGAACCAGCCACGATCCCAACCCGCGCCGGCCGGATCCACATCGCCGAACGCGGTGAAGGCCCCCCGGTCGTGCTGCTGCACGCCACCCTGCACGACCACCACGACTTCGATCCGATCGTGAACAAGCTGGCCGCGTGCTTCCGCGTCATCGCAATCGACTGGCCGGGCCACGGCATGTCCGATCATGCGCACCCGTCGGCGACACTGCTTGCGGACGTGCTCGAGGATGTGGTGGACGCGTTGGGGCTGCCAACTGCCGCCTACATCGGCAACTCCGTCGGCGCGTTCGCCGCCGGACGTCTGGCGGTGAGACGACCCACCGCCGTGACCCATCTGATCCTGGTGAATCCCGGCGGATTCGTCCCGGTACCGATGTTCGCGCGGGCCTTCTTGCGCGGTATGGGGAATCCAGCTGTCGCCCGGCTGATGATGCCACGGATGGTGCCGGCCTACATGCGTTCACGCACCGACTCCGACAGAGAGATCACCGCGCGCGCTGCGGCTCGCGCCAAGACATCTGACGGTGCCCGGGTCGCCGCAAGTCTCTGGCGGAGCTTCGGTGCGGCTGATTACGACCTCAGTCGCAGCGAGATCGCCACTCCCACGCTGGTGGTGTGGGGTCGACGGGACCCGATCGTTCGCCGAAGACTCCTGCCCGCAACGCTGGGTTCGGTCGCCGAGTTCGACACTGGGCATGTGGTGTTCTCCTCCGACCCGGACGGTTTCCTAGCAGTGGCGCTGCCGTTCCTTGGCGCATGA
- a CDS encoding TetR/AcrR family transcriptional regulator encodes MSIRVEAAARTRAALVDAGLRLAGQFSLAELSVNRIVAEAGVSKGTFFHHFPNRVQYLVALHKGFHDRLDTEMAAAVGDLPPGRERLRAAQRAYLDGCLHNRGVRALLLEARAERAITDQIGARNKTLAHVAAEDFRAMGWSHPIESARLWIGLVVEAALLELDEAAASPAIRAALEQYLTAT; translated from the coding sequence GTGTCGATCCGAGTCGAGGCGGCCGCACGTACGCGGGCTGCTCTGGTCGATGCAGGGCTGAGGCTGGCAGGTCAGTTCAGCCTCGCCGAGCTCAGTGTCAACCGGATCGTGGCCGAGGCCGGGGTATCCAAAGGGACGTTCTTCCACCACTTCCCGAACAGAGTCCAGTACCTCGTGGCCCTGCACAAAGGCTTCCACGACCGCCTGGATACGGAGATGGCCGCTGCGGTCGGAGATCTGCCTCCAGGGCGGGAACGGCTGCGCGCAGCCCAGCGGGCCTACCTGGACGGTTGCCTGCACAACCGAGGCGTGCGCGCGCTACTCCTCGAGGCGCGCGCCGAGCGGGCGATCACCGATCAGATCGGCGCCCGCAACAAGACACTCGCGCATGTTGCGGCGGAGGACTTTCGCGCCATGGGCTGGTCGCACCCGATCGAATCGGCGCGCTTGTGGATCGGCCTGGTCGTCGAGGCCGCCCTACTCGAACTCGACGAGGCTGCCGCAAGTCCCGCCATCCGCGCAGCGCTGGAGCAGTACCTGACCGCAACGTGA
- a CDS encoding cytochrome P450 has product MTTPIGSSVGADVPRIAIYTPEYAADPHRVYREMRSRYGSFAPVELAPGVPATLVIGYREAVRILHDPEHFPADPRVWERSIPDSCPVKPMMRWYPGVARNAGALHARYRQANVAAIDGVDLYGRQAAVEKTATRLINTFCEVGEADLLSQYAFPLVFAGLNEMLGCPPALGERVATGMAHLFNAIDDNADLGMKMLSEALLEVVALKRAEPGDDMVTRFVQHPADLSEEEILVNVISMYGAALEPQQNLIANTLLLILTDDRFGGDVLGGSLSTRDAIDEVLFTDPPVSNYATSYPRQPILIGDTWLPAHQPVVISLAACNDDPVLSDGELRGNRSHLAWSLGPHACPATPLASLIAQEAIDQLLDALPEMRLAVRAEKMTWRPGPFHRALAALPVVFPKSPPLNVP; this is encoded by the coding sequence TTGACCACCCCCATCGGATCGTCGGTCGGCGCCGACGTCCCACGCATTGCGATATACACCCCGGAATACGCTGCGGACCCACACCGCGTCTATCGCGAGATGCGCAGCCGCTATGGCTCTTTCGCGCCGGTGGAGCTGGCTCCGGGGGTGCCCGCCACCTTGGTGATCGGGTACCGCGAGGCCGTGCGGATCCTCCACGATCCCGAACATTTCCCGGCCGATCCGCGGGTGTGGGAACGGTCAATTCCCGACAGCTGCCCGGTCAAGCCTATGATGAGGTGGTATCCGGGCGTGGCGCGCAATGCGGGCGCGCTGCATGCTCGATACCGGCAAGCCAACGTCGCGGCGATCGACGGCGTCGACCTGTATGGCCGGCAGGCCGCAGTGGAGAAGACGGCCACCCGGCTGATCAATACCTTCTGCGAGGTCGGCGAAGCCGATTTGCTCAGTCAATACGCGTTCCCTCTCGTTTTCGCGGGCCTGAACGAGATGTTGGGCTGTCCACCGGCGTTGGGCGAGCGGGTCGCGACCGGCATGGCCCACCTCTTCAACGCCATCGACGACAACGCAGATTTGGGTATGAAGATGCTCAGTGAAGCGCTGTTAGAGGTGGTCGCGCTGAAACGCGCTGAACCCGGCGACGACATGGTCACCCGATTTGTGCAGCACCCAGCCGATCTCAGTGAGGAGGAGATATTGGTGAACGTCATCAGCATGTACGGTGCCGCGCTGGAGCCGCAGCAGAACCTGATCGCCAATACGCTGCTGCTGATTCTCACCGATGACCGGTTCGGCGGTGACGTGCTGGGTGGCAGTCTGTCGACGCGCGACGCGATCGATGAGGTCTTGTTCACTGACCCGCCGGTATCCAACTACGCCACTAGCTATCCGCGGCAGCCGATCCTGATCGGCGACACCTGGCTGCCTGCGCACCAGCCTGTGGTCATCAGCTTGGCTGCTTGTAATGACGACCCCGTGCTCTCCGACGGAGAGCTTCGGGGTAATCGTTCGCATTTGGCGTGGAGTCTCGGGCCGCACGCGTGCCCCGCCACGCCGTTGGCGTCCCTGATTGCGCAGGAGGCTATCGACCAGCTGCTCGATGCACTACCGGAGATGCGCCTGGCTGTCCGGGCCGAGAAAATGACTTGGCGGCCGGGTCCGTTCCACCGGGCGCTGGCGGCGTTGCCAGTGGTCTTCCCCAAATCTCCGCCATTGAATGTGCCTTAG
- a CDS encoding zinc-dependent alcohol dehydrogenase family protein, producing the protein MQVLVAHAVGEPSEVLRLEMRQVPEPGPGQVRIRVQAVPVHASDLHILRGRYGFAPTFPTVLGLESVGTVDALGEGVENLSIGQRVITLGVTGTWQEYIVADVARALPVPDAMSLSTAAQLVANPLTALVLVTNELNVQPAEWLLQTAAGSTVGQLAIQLGTHFGFKTLNVVRRRAAVDEILALGGTAVICTEDEDIRERVSRIVGEEGVTKAIDCVSGQVGADVSRSLAPGGELLVYGALATHRQTDADKLTIPLFARSMIYETKTVRGFWLYRWFTATPQETISASLKRTVELVADGTMDVPEGQPFEVAEFADAVRLAEAPVHGGKPLLVF; encoded by the coding sequence ATGCAGGTGCTTGTTGCCCATGCTGTTGGCGAACCATCCGAAGTACTTCGCCTGGAGATGCGGCAAGTTCCGGAGCCCGGGCCGGGGCAGGTCCGTATTCGGGTGCAGGCTGTACCGGTTCATGCGAGTGACCTCCATATCCTGCGCGGCCGCTACGGCTTCGCTCCGACGTTTCCGACCGTGCTCGGTCTGGAATCCGTCGGAACGGTCGATGCATTAGGCGAAGGTGTCGAGAATCTGTCCATCGGTCAGCGGGTGATCACGCTGGGTGTGACGGGGACGTGGCAGGAATACATCGTCGCCGATGTGGCACGCGCCCTTCCTGTTCCCGATGCGATGAGCCTGTCCACGGCGGCCCAGCTGGTCGCCAATCCGCTGACCGCGCTGGTGCTGGTCACGAACGAACTCAATGTCCAGCCGGCCGAGTGGCTGTTGCAGACGGCGGCCGGGTCGACGGTCGGCCAGCTTGCCATCCAGCTCGGGACGCATTTCGGGTTCAAGACGCTGAATGTGGTGCGTCGTCGCGCCGCGGTCGACGAAATCCTGGCGCTGGGCGGGACGGCAGTGATCTGTACCGAGGATGAGGATATTCGCGAACGCGTGTCGCGCATCGTGGGCGAGGAGGGGGTGACCAAGGCGATCGATTGCGTCAGCGGCCAGGTCGGCGCGGACGTGTCCCGCTCGCTGGCACCGGGTGGCGAACTGCTGGTCTATGGCGCGCTGGCCACACATCGTCAGACCGATGCGGACAAATTGACCATCCCGTTGTTCGCCCGCTCGATGATCTACGAGACCAAGACCGTGCGGGGCTTCTGGCTCTATCGCTGGTTCACGGCGACGCCGCAGGAAACGATCAGTGCGTCGTTGAAGCGGACCGTCGAGCTTGTTGCCGATGGCACGATGGATGTGCCCGAGGGGCAGCCATTCGAGGTGGCGGAATTCGCGGACGCAGTACGGCTCGCTGAGGCGCCGGTGCATGGCGGCAAGCCGCTATTGGTGTTCTAA
- a CDS encoding NmrA/HSCARG family protein, giving the protein MTGDKGPVLVIGATGQQGRATTARLLESGWEVHAFVRDLAAPAARALRESGANLIEGDLDDIASVRAAMDGAYGVFMMLTMMTGMHITAEGGAAEQRRGTAVADIAKESGIEHFVYSSLKGAGENSGVEYYAAKEAIAAHINLLGLPATVLRPVFFMDNFNAFNRPVLDEQELVLNLAVRADIPISLISVHDIGAFAAIAFDRPEQFLGRTVPIAGDRLTPPEIAETFGTVAGLPARSVQVPIEQVRAFDEQVGKMFNYFNERPDEPLDIAALRKDHPKLMDLGTWVRETNWKP; this is encoded by the coding sequence ATGACAGGCGACAAAGGGCCGGTTCTGGTAATCGGCGCAACCGGACAGCAGGGCCGGGCAACCACCGCACGACTGCTCGAAAGCGGTTGGGAGGTACACGCATTCGTCCGCGATCTGGCAGCGCCCGCGGCCCGCGCATTGCGTGAGAGCGGCGCCAACCTGATCGAAGGCGATCTGGACGACATCGCGTCGGTGCGGGCAGCGATGGACGGCGCCTATGGCGTCTTCATGATGCTGACCATGATGACCGGCATGCACATCACCGCCGAAGGCGGCGCGGCCGAACAGCGGCGGGGCACGGCGGTGGCCGATATCGCCAAGGAATCCGGCATCGAACATTTCGTGTACAGCTCGCTCAAGGGTGCGGGCGAGAATTCGGGCGTCGAATACTATGCGGCCAAGGAAGCGATCGCGGCGCATATCAACTTGCTCGGCCTGCCGGCCACGGTACTGCGCCCGGTGTTCTTCATGGACAATTTCAACGCGTTCAATCGGCCGGTGCTCGACGAGCAGGAACTCGTGCTGAATCTCGCGGTGCGCGCGGATATTCCGATTTCGCTGATCTCGGTGCACGATATCGGCGCATTCGCCGCCATCGCTTTCGACCGGCCCGAGCAATTCCTCGGTCGCACCGTCCCCATCGCGGGCGATCGGCTGACCCCGCCCGAGATCGCCGAAACCTTCGGCACGGTAGCGGGATTGCCCGCCCGCAGCGTCCAGGTGCCGATCGAACAGGTCCGCGCCTTCGATGAGCAGGTGGGCAAGATGTTCAACTACTTCAACGAGCGGCCCGACGAGCCGCTGGACATCGCCGCACTGCGCAAGGACCATCCGAAGCTGATGGATCTGGGGACCTGGGTGCGCGAGACCAACTGGAAGCCGTGA
- a CDS encoding P-II family nitrogen regulator: MNATIHLQGSVGYGIDDPMSPGDGVDAKLITLVLPAALFDQIKQALAMFGVRRMVVCQVYRVDDRGSRVERYRGQQFVSDVEAGLRIELLAKNDDVADLVRLVERIGENAGPSAIQIWMIDARSL; the protein is encoded by the coding sequence GTGAATGCCACCATCCACCTTCAGGGCAGTGTCGGGTACGGCATCGATGACCCGATGAGCCCAGGTGACGGCGTCGACGCGAAGCTCATCACGTTGGTGCTTCCCGCCGCCCTCTTCGATCAGATCAAGCAGGCGCTGGCCATGTTCGGGGTGCGGCGGATGGTGGTCTGCCAGGTCTACCGGGTCGACGACCGGGGCAGCCGGGTCGAGCGCTATCGGGGCCAGCAGTTCGTGAGCGATGTCGAGGCGGGTCTGCGCATCGAACTGCTGGCCAAGAACGATGATGTCGCCGATCTGGTCCGGTTGGTCGAGCGGATCGGCGAGAACGCCGGGCCATCGGCGATCCAGATCTGGATGATCGACGCGCGATCACTGTGA
- a CDS encoding ammonium transporter, producing the protein MSPYPDWLNSGDNTWQLVAATLVALMSIPGIAILYGGIVQRKWAVNTILMAFTAFSAVLVVWVLWGFEMGFGEPMKLGPGILRAAVGVPHTILGSDNQNQAVIPLLDGLMPKLRFSETTLAYFHFAFAAITPLLFLGSVVGRINFKVWLLFVPLWTTFAYTVNAFLLWGGGWWASMGALDYSGGYVIHLAAGTTGFVAAAVIGPRLARDRERAVPNNLPMAAAGAGILWLGWNGFNGGDMYFGGANASLAVLNTNLCTAVAVLVWVFWDMVAGPQRKPNFLGAINGMIAGLVAITPAAGYVNSFGAMIIGVIASTVVWLSWNKLGRTRLFRKVDDTLGVFHTHGVAGLVGGLLVGVLADPHIIVYLGNGNDIADVAFSGWLYGHHPKQLLWQAGAAATVIVWDAFVTFVILKILGLFMSLRMPDDVLETGDVAAHEEEAYPDETLVSAHLGMFPTAPALPKQAPDKPSGEAPGNQATT; encoded by the coding sequence ATGTCACCGTATCCCGATTGGCTCAATTCTGGAGACAACACCTGGCAGTTGGTCGCCGCAACGCTCGTCGCGCTGATGAGCATCCCGGGTATCGCCATCCTTTACGGCGGTATCGTGCAACGGAAGTGGGCCGTCAACACCATCCTGATGGCCTTCACCGCCTTTTCCGCGGTCCTAGTGGTCTGGGTGCTGTGGGGCTTCGAGATGGGTTTCGGCGAACCGATGAAGCTCGGGCCCGGCATTCTGCGTGCTGCGGTCGGCGTGCCGCACACCATTCTCGGCAGCGATAATCAGAACCAGGCGGTCATACCGCTGCTCGACGGCCTGATGCCGAAGCTCCGATTCTCCGAAACCACGCTGGCCTACTTCCATTTCGCCTTCGCCGCGATCACCCCGCTGCTGTTCCTCGGCAGCGTTGTCGGCCGGATCAACTTCAAGGTGTGGCTGCTGTTCGTGCCGCTGTGGACGACCTTCGCCTATACCGTGAACGCCTTCCTGCTGTGGGGCGGCGGCTGGTGGGCCTCGATGGGCGCATTGGACTACAGCGGTGGTTACGTCATCCATTTGGCTGCGGGCACAACAGGTTTCGTCGCAGCCGCGGTCATCGGCCCGCGCCTGGCGCGTGACCGCGAACGAGCCGTCCCGAACAACCTGCCGATGGCTGCGGCGGGTGCGGGCATCCTGTGGCTGGGCTGGAACGGATTCAACGGCGGTGATATGTATTTCGGCGGTGCGAACGCCTCGCTCGCCGTACTCAACACCAACCTGTGTACCGCGGTGGCGGTCCTGGTGTGGGTGTTCTGGGATATGGTCGCCGGTCCGCAGCGCAAGCCCAACTTCCTCGGCGCGATCAACGGCATGATCGCCGGACTCGTGGCCATCACCCCGGCGGCCGGTTACGTCAACAGTTTCGGCGCGATGATCATCGGCGTGATCGCCTCGACCGTGGTGTGGCTGTCCTGGAACAAGTTGGGGCGCACCAGATTGTTCCGCAAGGTCGATGACACGCTCGGGGTGTTCCACACCCACGGTGTCGCCGGTTTGGTCGGTGGTCTGCTGGTCGGTGTGCTCGCCGATCCGCACATCATCGTGTATCTGGGCAACGGCAATGATATTGCGGACGTGGCGTTTTCGGGTTGGCTGTACGGCCATCACCCGAAACAGCTGCTCTGGCAGGCGGGTGCGGCCGCGACGGTGATCGTCTGGGACGCCTTCGTCACTTTCGTGATTCTGAAGATCTTGGGGTTGTTCATGAGTCTGCGCATGCCCGACGATGTATTGGAGACCGGTGACGTCGCGGCCCATGAAGAAGAGGCCTATCCGGACGAGACCCTGGTCTCCGCCCACCTGGGGATGTTCCCCACCGCGCCCGCCCTGCCCAAGCAGGCGCCCGACAAACCATCGGGTGAGGCGCCCGGGAATCAGGCGACCACGTGA
- a CDS encoding TetR/AcrR family transcriptional regulator: MTGTRGRPRSEDARRAILQTALELCERDGYQDLTIKAIADGAGVGRQTVYRWWPDKASILIEALIGLADEHPALRAPDEDVDVLDTVERLLTITYELARKVTGQALVGLMADAQRDRSLSNRLQEAVIGPRRAALRALLQRGVDSGELTAAVPLELVVDFAFGAMWYRLLGHHAPVNAALAKDVTTGIAAMLAPNTPRHETKI; encoded by the coding sequence ATGACAGGAACCCGGGGGCGCCCGCGCAGCGAGGACGCCAGGCGCGCGATCTTGCAGACGGCGCTGGAACTCTGTGAGCGCGACGGTTACCAGGACCTGACCATCAAGGCCATCGCGGACGGGGCCGGGGTCGGGCGGCAGACGGTCTACCGGTGGTGGCCGGATAAGGCGTCGATTCTGATCGAGGCACTGATCGGGTTGGCCGATGAGCATCCGGCGCTGCGGGCTCCGGACGAGGACGTGGATGTACTCGATACGGTCGAACGGCTGCTGACGATCACCTATGAACTTGCGCGGAAGGTGACGGGCCAGGCGCTGGTCGGGCTGATGGCGGACGCGCAACGCGACCGGTCGCTGTCGAATCGACTGCAGGAGGCCGTGATCGGCCCGCGACGAGCGGCGCTGCGCGCATTGCTGCAGCGCGGCGTCGACAGTGGCGAACTCACCGCGGCGGTCCCGCTGGAACTCGTCGTCGATTTCGCGTTCGGCGCGATGTGGTACCGCCTGCTCGGGCATCACGCACCGGTGAATGCCGCGCTCGCGAAGGATGTCACCACCGGCATCGCCGCCATGCTCGCCCCGAACACGCCGAGACACGAGACCAAGATTTAA
- a CDS encoding SDR family oxidoreductase: protein MKVVIVGGTSGIGLATARRLAENGANVVIAGRDKDRLAAALAELGPEVTGQTVDARDEKDLARLFSEVGPVDHVVVTVTGPSGTTPFRELGLDHLQAHVSGKLLPHIATIQSALPHLAQGGSITLVSAASAGGAMPTTAALAAVNAGVEAVVPVLAVELAPVRVNAVSPGVIDTDWWSFLPDAARAEAFAGIAASTPVGRVGTADDIAKAIEFLIDNTFTTGIVVRVDGGARLGSPQ, encoded by the coding sequence GTGAAAGTCGTCATCGTTGGCGGGACCTCTGGGATCGGCCTGGCGACCGCTCGTCGACTCGCCGAGAACGGGGCGAACGTCGTTATTGCCGGACGCGACAAGGACCGGCTCGCCGCCGCGCTGGCGGAGTTGGGTCCGGAGGTCACCGGTCAGACTGTGGACGCGCGTGACGAAAAGGATTTGGCCCGACTGTTTTCCGAGGTCGGTCCCGTCGACCATGTCGTGGTGACCGTGACCGGGCCGTCCGGCACCACCCCGTTCCGGGAACTCGGCCTCGATCACTTGCAGGCCCACGTCTCGGGCAAGCTGCTGCCGCACATCGCGACAATTCAGTCGGCACTGCCGCATCTCGCGCAGGGCGGTTCGATCACACTGGTCTCCGCCGCATCCGCGGGCGGCGCGATGCCGACAACCGCCGCCCTCGCGGCCGTCAACGCCGGTGTCGAAGCAGTCGTTCCCGTACTCGCGGTCGAACTGGCCCCCGTCCGCGTGAATGCCGTCTCCCCCGGCGTCATCGACACCGACTGGTGGAGCTTCCTCCCCGACGCCGCCCGCGCCGAGGCCTTCGCGGGCATCGCGGCAAGCACCCCCGTCGGCCGCGTCGGCACCGCCGACGATATCGCCAAGGCCATCGAATTCCTCATCGACAACACCTTCACCACCGGCATCGTGGTGCGAGTCGACGGCGGCGCCCGCCTTGGCTCACCGCAGTAA
- a CDS encoding DUF1059 domain-containing protein, translated as MKRNLNCPCGEAIVGTDEDDLVEKTKKHLAENHPGHEYSRDEILFIAY; from the coding sequence ATGAAGCGAAATCTGAACTGTCCCTGTGGGGAAGCCATCGTCGGGACGGATGAGGACGACCTGGTGGAGAAGACGAAGAAGCACCTCGCGGAGAATCATCCGGGGCACGAGTACTCGCGGGACGAGATTCTGTTCATCGCTTACTGA
- a CDS encoding rhodanese-like domain-containing protein, producing MTAEEMVARARERLVRVSPEQADALRTDGALLVDIRPYANRLAEAEIPGSVVVERIVLEWRLDPTSEYRLPGLTADTPVVIVCNEGYASSLAASDLCDLGLRNVTDLIGGFRAWKAAGLPVTAGGTSAVP from the coding sequence ATGACCGCCGAGGAGATGGTTGCCCGAGCGCGGGAGCGGCTGGTGCGGGTCAGTCCCGAGCAAGCCGATGCGCTGCGGACCGACGGGGCTCTGCTGGTCGACATCAGGCCGTACGCGAACCGGCTCGCCGAGGCCGAGATTCCGGGCTCGGTGGTGGTGGAGCGGATCGTGTTGGAGTGGCGGCTCGATCCGACCAGCGAATACCGCCTGCCGGGGCTCACCGCGGACACCCCGGTGGTGATCGTGTGCAACGAGGGCTACGCCTCCAGTCTGGCAGCCAGCGACCTATGTGACCTTGGGCTGCGCAATGTCACCGACCTCATCGGCGGTTTTCGCGCGTGGAAGGCGGCCGGGCTACCGGTGACCGCCGGTGGCACGTCCGCCGTGCCCTAG
- a CDS encoding cysteine dioxygenase, whose product MTTSYPVNLKHIKEIHPDIDLPLLNDLVRPERPMWTPAELRDLTDAVTSELTARLLEIVRFDPDQRWWARLALTMGMELWLLSWTPAQGTEPHDHGGAAGSFSVLLGELDEQYLFPRGPVTSAVRGVGSTVAFGPDRAHQLRNRSDQPAASVHAYSPPLRPVREYRVLTDFAGA is encoded by the coding sequence ATGACGACGTCTTATCCCGTGAACCTCAAGCACATCAAGGAGATTCATCCCGATATCGATCTACCGCTGCTCAACGACCTCGTTCGTCCGGAGCGCCCGATGTGGACACCGGCCGAACTTCGCGATCTGACCGATGCCGTGACGAGCGAGCTGACCGCGCGGTTGCTCGAGATCGTGCGATTCGACCCCGATCAGCGCTGGTGGGCACGGCTTGCGCTGACAATGGGTATGGAGCTGTGGTTGCTGTCGTGGACTCCTGCGCAGGGGACCGAACCGCATGACCATGGTGGAGCGGCCGGTTCGTTCAGTGTGTTGCTCGGTGAACTCGACGAGCAGTATCTGTTCCCACGCGGCCCGGTTACCTCTGCGGTGCGCGGAGTCGGCTCCACCGTGGCGTTCGGACCCGACCGGGCGCACCAGTTGCGCAACCGCAGCGACCAGCCGGCCGCGTCGGTCCACGCGTATTCGCCACCGCTGCGGCCGGTGCGGGAGTACCGCGTCCTGACCGATTTTGCCGGCGCATGA